Proteins from a single region of Geothermobacter ehrlichii:
- a CDS encoding FKBP-type peptidyl-prolyl cis-trans isomerase N-terminal domain-containing protein: protein MRMTTLAASLLLALAMALPVAAADKKPTTLEERVSYGIGMNIGRDFKGKGFEVNPDLLARGIKDVLAGGELLMTEDEVRQTIMELQQVLQEKAAAKNRAEGEAFLAANRKKDGVKVTASGLQYRVIREGDGATPGPDSTVTVNYRGALVDGTEFDSSYKRGKPATFQLNRVIRGWTEGLQLMKAGGKYEFVLPADLAYGEQGAGQVIGPNSVLIFEVELLEVN from the coding sequence ATGCGAATGACGACTCTTGCGGCCAGTCTGCTGTTGGCCCTTGCCATGGCCCTGCCCGTGGCTGCCGCGGACAAGAAACCGACCACCCTTGAAGAACGGGTCAGTTACGGTATCGGCATGAACATCGGCCGCGATTTCAAGGGGAAGGGATTCGAGGTCAATCCGGACCTGCTGGCCCGGGGGATAAAGGATGTCCTGGCTGGCGGCGAACTGCTGATGACCGAGGATGAGGTCCGGCAGACCATCATGGAACTGCAGCAGGTGCTGCAGGAGAAAGCCGCTGCCAAAAACAGGGCCGAGGGTGAGGCCTTCCTCGCTGCCAACAGGAAAAAGGATGGCGTCAAGGTGACCGCCAGCGGCCTGCAGTATCGGGTGATCAGGGAAGGTGACGGCGCGACACCGGGACCGGACAGCACGGTCACGGTCAACTACCGGGGGGCCCTGGTCGACGGTACCGAATTCGACAGCAGCTACAAGCGGGGCAAGCCCGCAACCTTTCAGCTCAACCGGGTGATCCGGGGCTGGACCGAAGGATTGCAGCTGATGAAGGCGGGCGGCAAGTACGAATTCGTTCTGCCGGCCGACCTGGCCTACGGCGAGCAGGGGGCTGGCCAGGTCATCGGCCCCAATTCGGTGCTGATCTTCGAGGTCGAGCTGCTGGAAGT